The Raphanus sativus cultivar WK10039 chromosome 6, ASM80110v3, whole genome shotgun sequence sequence CGCTGACTCACTGTAaaaggatcatcatcatcacttcaTGTATGATGAAAGATTTAACGACAGAGTGTAAGCAAAGCCAATATCTACCGAAAAGAATTAAGTAACCCAGAAAATGCAAACACAGACCCAAAACTCCTCTCAACATACCGCAGAACAATTTCAAATTAGAGATTATCGAATTTCGCTTTAAGTTGCGGATGAGCTAATCATATTTTCAACAAAATATCCGACCCAGGTAACGAACTCGTGACCGGTCATGTAATAATCAGAtcaagcaaataaaaaaaaagaacacaatcATACCGACCAAGCAGGAACTTTCTCCTCGATGGGAAGATGATTTTTGTCGGAATTGCAACAGCGATTAGGAGAAGAGAGCAATTCGCTAGTGAAACTTGTACCTGCTCATGAATCACACAGATTATCCCTAAAAACCCTTCAGATATATCATTTTTGAAAGAGATCCAatctaaatcattttttttttttttttacattttgtaGAGTGAACTTTACTTTCGTGTAAtacaatacataaataaataataaaattttgagttaATAAATTTATGAGATAATGAATTTGGTAACCGATCATGTTATAAATCGGAGCATTCAGAAAACAAAAGAGACAGGAACAAAAGCTTAAACGACCAAACAGAGTATCTTCCTAATCGATGTGAAGCTTTCTTTACCCCTGATCTGATCTCAATTTTGTCGAACGTTTCAGCGAAGCGATTACCTAAAAAAAAAGGAGATATACGCTGGTGAAACTTCCCGTAgctctttctcaaaaaaaaaaaaaagtgctCGAGCGAATTACACATATTGTCTTAGTTAATAAGTTgtgttaattttaaaacataaaaaaagttTAGGGATATTAAATTGGGGGATGTGGGAGGCCCGCGCGAGTCGAGTTCTGCAAAAGTAAGCAGCGTCAACGACTCGGCCAGCCTATTTCCCTTCCATAAATTCTTGCGCCACTTTCTATGTTTTACTGTTAGCGCTGCGACCGGCTCTCACCGCTCGCTTTGTTTTCCTTACTCATTAGTTTAAGGCAAGTTTTGATTACCAGCCCACCCTCAACACTTTATACTAGCATCCGCAAGACTCATCCGCCTCGAGTCCCCGATGTGggataaaaattaaacattacTCCACCACACAACACAGGCGCTTATTTTCATTCCAAACCAATAAAGCATTCGGTTTCTGTTATTAATGAACCAATCTATCCAAACCGGTTAATCGAATTGAAACAGATCAGACATGATTTTCcaattagattttttatttgtaattttcatTTAGacttaaaaattatagttttattgCCAGTAGAACAACAAAACTAGTTACAAAGGTACTTTGTCTACTAAACAATATGGTTGAAGATTCTTAAGCTCTATTAAGAACTTTTAGACGTAGAgagatggaagaagaagaaaccaagcTAACAGTGGGATCTAGCGTGCTCAGGTTTGTGAGTATACTCATAATCAAGATGCACAAAAGCTCTTTCTATCTCCTGCATCAGCTCCAGCTTCTCTTGCAGCGATTCCCCAATGTCATGCGCCACTTGCAGAGGCATATCAGCACGTAGAACTATATCAACCTCCACAAAGTAATGAGATCCAAACGTGTACGCCCTCACCGTGTCGATATGCCTAATCTCTCTATGGTGGTTCCAACACAGGTAAGTCAGTTTCTGCAGGTACTCTGGCGTCGCTGTTTTCCCAACTAGAGAGTTCACGTTCTCCAAAACCGTCATTGACCAAGTCCTTATCGTGTACAGTGCAAGCTACATGAATCAAATACCCTTTTTAAGAAGAAGTAGAAAGTGATTTTAATCATTGTTCTGGTTTAGAAACTtacaatgatagctccaactgGATCCATCCAGTTATCGATGTAGTTGGCGAGGATCACTGCGATGAGTCCAATGATGTTTGTGATGACGTCGAAGAAGTGGTCTTGAGCATAGGCTTTAACGATCTCGTTACTGAAGGATCTGCAGTAAAGGACGAGAAGCAGTTTGACCAATGTAACAGAGAGCATGATCCCAACCACCCAGCTCTCTTGCTCTCTAGTTAGGCTGAACTCCTTTTGCTGTTCCAATTGTGTGTATCTatgatattagtttttttaaccGAAGTTTTTCAGACAAAGATCAAGAAGGCTTACACTGGATAACATTGTCCGAAGAGATTCCAAGATGATTTGCAATCCAAGTGTGGCCATCACTGATGCAAATACTAGGATTCCCTGAAGACAAGATTTGATCCAAGAATGAGCACCAAAAGGGAGGTGAGGAGACACACGTAATCTTTTGAAAGGATGAGGTACAAACCAGTGGTTGCATCCTTTTCTTGCCAATGGGATACTGATAGGGGTTTGGCGTCTGCATAGAGAAGGCGGTAAACCAGAGGATGAAGCCAGAAAGGAGATCAAGAAGAGAGTCCAACGTGGAAGCAACGATTGCTAAAGAGCCGCTTGTGACGGAGGCATAGACTTTAGCAGCAAAGAGAAGCATGTTTGCAATGTTTGATATCCTAATGGCCAATGTCTCGCTTTTAGCCAGATTGTCTTGCTCTTCCTATGTGGAGACAAACACAGAGATAAAGTATATCAATTAacaagaacaataaaaaatgtGGAAGAAGAGACCAagttatcatcatcatctaaaaGGCTAAAACCTTTGACATTCCAGGGACAAAGCCACGTTCAGCAAGTTCATCCATTTCAGTAAAGCCCTCAAGCATCTCTACCTGTTGCTGGTAATAATCCGCCACATTGTCTTCCGGACCTGCAACCATCAAACACACAAAGCTTTCACAAATCTGTATAGCAAGAAAAGGTTCAAACCAGTTAAAGCTACAATAGCTTCTCACTACTTTAGATCACACTAacttttaatatgtttttaaagaatcaaacaaaagctaaaaatagcaaacaaagtctcaaaaaaaaaaagtcaaaccaATCCCAAAACAGCAAATCATATGTTTTTCCCTACAGACAAAGCCTTGTCTTAATCAGTCAAAAGCCAAaacaaaatgtttaaaaaaatgtcGAGAGGAGGAAGAGATCATTTTATTACCCAAGCAACCGAGACAGTTATGGAGTTTGCTCGGCGATTTCTTCTCCTTGTGCTCCGGAGAAACCTGGAAATCGTCGAAGTTTAGCTGCCACGAGCGGTCACCGTTACCGTGAAACTCGAGAAGCAATATCCCTTCCTCGTCTCCATCTGGCCTTACCATTACTCGGTGAGATAGAGAAAGAGATTATTAAGCTTCGTCTTGTCTGCCTGATTCCAATAGCATTCACAGTGAAGGTAATGACAATTTTTGAAGAGATGGCGAGGGTATATCGGTAATTACGTCGACAGATCCGGGGAGGCTGCTAACACTTAACTATTACGACTGGTGTGGTCGACGTATCAGTAACCACATAGATACTTGAGGGACCAGACACGAGATGAAGCGTCTTTGTCAAATTTCCTACGTGGAGTCTTCTCATTGGTTTTAATATCTCGCACGTGATTGGCGACCGCTTCCGGGACACGTGTACGTTAAACTCCAACTGTACATCTCGTGACATGGCCATCGTTAAACGACATCGTTTGTTAATTAGATCCGATATTATGGCgggtaaattttaatttgagcTTTTACGATAAAAGGCCCATGAGAATATTAAAGGCCCAAGTAATCTAGGGTTTTCTTggctttcataatataagtgcCCGCCGCTGCGAAATGAATTAGGGTTTCAGCTGCTTCAACCTCTCTCCAGGTTCGACCGTCTTCTTTCCGCCTCAAATGCGTTTGTTCTGTATCCGTCGTACATTTCATAGCTAAATCTCTAACTGAGTTTGGTTTTTGTTCTGACAGATTTAGTGTCGGAAGGATCGTTCAGAAGCAATGTCTCCGGCTAAAGGTATGATCTTTGACGTTGATAACAAGATTCAATACGTTTCTTTTTGTTGAATTACTTACTGGACTTTGATGGAATATGAATCTCTTAAACAAGACTTTTTTGTTAGATGCAATTAACTGGTCTTTTAGCTTAATGGTTTATAATCACTTAGCTTCACTTAGAGATAGTGTCCAAATGAGCTTTTATGTCTGAAGGATATGCAGTTATGTTCTGTAAGCATTTTAAGTTTTGATGTTATTATTGCAGTTGATACCACTAAGAAGGCCGACCCAAAGGCCAAGGCCTTGAAGGCTGCGAAGGCAGTGAAGTCTGGCCAAGCCTTCAAGAAGAAGGACAAGAAGATCAGGACAAAGGTCACCTTCCACAGGCCGAAGACCTTGACCAAGGCTAGAGACCCCAAGTACCCGAGAATCAGTGCTACTCCAAGGAACAAGTTGGACCATTACGGTATCCTCAAGTACCCACTCACCACTGAGTCTGCGATGAAGAAGATCGAGGACAACAACACTCTTGTCTTCATTGTTGACATTCGTGCCGAtaagaagaagatcaaagatGCTGTTAAGAAAATGTACGACATTCAGACCAAGAAAGTTAACACCCTCATCAGGTATATATGTGAAAAGCAGAAGTTTTCTTTCTTGGTTTGATTGTGTTTCTTACAGTGTGTTTGACATaatgtttgtgtttggttttgttgtTGCAGGCCTGATGGAACGAAGAAGGCTTACGTTAGGCTTACACCGGACTATGATGCTTTGGATGTTGCTAACAAGATTGGCATCATCTAAGTTTTATCTACCTCTCTCTACTATTGTGAAACAGTGTTTTTGTCACTTTCTTGTAGACTCCAGTTTTGCATTGAGATATTTATTATCTACCATCGTCGTTTAATGTTGAATTCAAGTTCTatgtttcttttgcttcttaACAATCTTATCATTATAACTCGCAAACTTCTGAAATgcaaatatacaaatacaatCTCTTTAACTAATTTGGCACCACATgtttgtttggatttttttattatcCACATGTTAATATGAATGGAGAAAATTGAATGatgacaaaaaacaaaaaaaaaacagaagtcTCTTATCCGAACAGACAAAACTTAAGGCAATGAACATTGATCATCTATAGACTTTGGTGGCCATTATGGCAGTCTCTTCACTCTCAATCCGCTTTTGTGTTTCACCAACAATCTCGCACAAGGTTAGTAACACTGCTCCTATTCATCTTTATCTAGGTTTCTGattataaacatttttctttATCAGACAGATATTCTCTGTCCAAACCCATCACTCAGAGCTTGTTGTTCACTTTCATCCGGCAGCAGTCTTGACTCCTCGGAGAATAGTAAGAAACCAAACTCTTGTTGACATTGTTCTTCTCACGTTCCACTACATTGGCCTTGAACTGATTCTGAGAATATCTTACCAAAAAAAGGAAATGGAAGCAACTGGAAGAGAAGGCAAGCTCTTGTGGGAGTAGGAACTTTATTGGCAACTTCAGTTCCAGCAACTTTGCTTCTTGCTGAAGGCAATCTTGCCAAAAACTGactctcttcttgttcattCTTTTTGGAACCAAAAGCATTAACTTTGTTTGGTCTTGTAATGTTTCTGCAGAGGTACCAAAAAGCTACTCTGCTTTTGTGGATAGAGAAGATGGTTATTCGTATTATTACCCATCAGACTGGAGGGTGGGTAAGCTATGGCTTTGTTTCTACTAGTTGCAAGGATGAAAGCTTAACTGAATAAGTATAAGCTCTGAGATGATCTTTGTATATAGGAATTTGACTTCAGGGCACATGATTCAGCCTTCAAGGATAGATATTTGCAGCTGCAGAATGTTCGTGTCAGGTTCATACCAACAGAGAAAACAGACATCCGCGAAGTGGGTCCAATGGATGAGGTATGTAATACACATCTTACTGTtcctctttctctctatatatCATTTGAAAGATTTCACATTGGTTCTGCATTCTTGCGTCTTAATCAGGTGGTTTATGATCTAGTGAAGCATAAGTTTGCAGCACCAAATCAAGTAGCTACCATCTATGATATGAAAGAGGTAGAATCACCACCTATTTGTTGATACATCTTAAAGAATAGTCAaagttttgagagattggatctttataaagaaaaagtttaaaaatgcAGAGGGTGGAGGATGGAAGGAGCTATTACACATTTGAGTATGGACTAAGAACTCCCATCTATGCAACCACTTCTTTTGCAACTGTGGCTGTTGGAAACAGTAAGCTTTAGATTATACAAAGATATGACTTAGCTTCGCTGATGAATGAGAGAAGAAAGTGAGGACTAACAAAGTGGTCGATTGGTTTTGATGTTGCAGACAGATACTACACACTCATAGTTGGAGCAAacgagagaagatggaggaaaGTCAAGAAGCAGCTTCAAGTTGTTGCCGACTCTTTGAAGATTCTTCAGATTTGACAAGAGACAATAAACAAATCTTCTGTTACTCTTTATCTATACTCTCTGTCGGTTACAAAACTGTATGTAGATTTCAGTTGATATTCTTATATTCTCTACAACTCCAATGATGTTTTGGTTCAATAATAGAGATGAAATTTCAATCAAACTTGCATTAAAAAGCACAGGCAAAATAAAAGTTGGATACAAATGTATTTACAAAACAGACGCCTTTTTGTTCTCTTTCTTCCTAACCATTACACATTCTCCACCTAAACCCACTCAcagcaacaacaaaaacaaaccaaCTTCCTCTAATCTTCAGTTTCAATAAACAAAATGATATACCTTAAGAGACCAAGCAATGAATAAACACAGTCCTACTTCTTCATTGCTTTCTCTCCTGAAAGAATATGGGGAATCTACGTCTACACGCTCCTACTTTGCTTACAGAAACTAACCGTGGTTGTACAACTTCTACTCATTTGCTTTGTAATCCTCTGACTGATAAGCCTTTGATCAGACTGCGATAATAGTATATCCCATGGCATCACATGATCGTGTTATGTGTCAGACTTCAATCTATCTTTAGATCAGTCGATGTTGGCGTAGACCTTTGCCAAAATGTGGTTGCATCAAGCGCACATACAATCCATTCTTACCCGCTAAAGCATCATGCGTACCTTCTTCAACTATTTTGCCTCCATTGAGAACAACAATGTTATCCACGTGTCTCATCATCGCCGCTCTATGCGCTATCAGAATCGTTGTTTTGTTCCCCATTATCAAGGTATCAAGAGCTTCCTGCACAACACGGCTTGACTCAGATTCAATAGACGAGCTCGCTTCATCGATCAGCAATATCGGAGCATTCTTCAGCACTACTCGAGCTATAGCAATTCTCTGTTTCTGTCCTTGCGTAAGTTCAACACCTCTCATCCCGATATGTGTGTCGTAACCGTGAGGTAAGCTGCTGATGAAATGGTGTGCATTTGCGATTCTTGCAGCTTCCTTCATCTCAGCTTCACTCGCATTATGCCTTGCGTAGATAATGTTTTCTCTGATCGTCGTGGAAAATATTATGGGTTCTTGTTGAATCAGACCCATATGGCTTCTTAACCATCTCAAGTTATATGACTTTAAGTCTCTCCCGTCTAAGAAGACCTGACCAGCGACTGGATCGTAGTATCTCTCGATCAATGATATGATTGTGCTTTTTCCAGAGCCAGAAACACCAACCACAGCTACTGTTTGTCCCCCGTTGACTTTGAGACTGAAGTTGCTTAGTACCAACACTTCCGGGCGAGTTGGGTAGCAGAAGTCGATGTGTTTCAGTTCAATGCTTCCATAGACGTTAGGGGGGCTAAGAGCTGAGGTATCATCAGGTTCGATTGTAGGCACTCGATCTATGATTTCAAATACTGAAGCGAGAGACTTGCGGCGCTTGAGAATGTAAGGTGCTAATCCGAATGGCTCGACAAGGGCAAATGTAGCGAAGGAGAAAACCATGTACTCGGTTAGGGCCGTTGACAACTTCATATATCCGCGGTGAACTGAAAATGCCGTGTACCAGAGGAGGAGAGCATTGCAGGCGAAGAGGAGAAACTGTGAGAAGCCAAACGCAAAGCCAATAGCCATCCCGTGGAGAAAGCTCTGCTTGAGTATCCGTTGAAGTTGCAGTCTGTAGAGTTCCATCACCTTGTTACCGGCACAGAAAGCAACAACAGTATATATGTTTCTGACAGCATCCTCGAGTACTAGAGACGCCTTTCTATGCATCTCCTGGATGCCCTTTGAGAATCCAGCAAGCCAAAGTTTCTGGAAATTTTGAGGGTTATTAGAAACCAACGTCAGGAGAATAGACAAATACTTATTACTATAAGCTAAGCGTGTGACTACTGAACCGGAAACGGGTTTGTGAGGAAGAGTAAGAAACGAAACAAACCTGAGCAATGGCAGAGAGAGTTAGTACCGGCAAAGTTGCCAATGCAACAAGGGCCAAACGCCAACCGAGCAGCAACCCTATAAGAATGGCAACGATAACAGCAAAACTATCCTGAATTAGTATCGAAAGCCTGTTGCTGAAGGCAGCTCGGACAAAAGTGGCATCATTTGCTAAGCGCATGGATAGCGTATCTGGACTATTCTCTTCTTCGTCAAACCACCCAACTTCGTTACGCAGCATCGCTGTTCATCAGACAAAAATAATGAAACGAGGCAGGCAAGTAAAAGCATGTAGTGCACAGTGCacttaattaaataaagaagaaaataatgcAGTACCTGAGAACATCATCCTTCGCACTCGCTCCGTCATTTTCTCCCCCATAATACCAAAGTAGAAATGCTGCAAGAAATTTGCAGCAACTGTGACTACTCCCATACCAGCAATGATCAAGCACCACTTGTCAACCTCCTCACGCAGGTGGCTTCCCTTGCTAGTATAGTACGCCGTCACTACCAATGCAATGACGTAAGCTAAAAGAGGGTTGAAAGAACCAAAGATGGCCGCACCAATACTTCCTAATACAGCATATAGCCACTCTGGAAAACTAAGCTGTGCTAACTTCCAAACTGAAGGTGACTCCTTCTGTTGAGAGTCCTTGGCCACCATCACATTTGCTGAAGTGTCATCAGAATGACCATGAGGGCGGCTAAATGTCTGTGAATGGGAGCGCTCATTTTGGGGATCTGATATCAGAAGGGGTGATATAGGGGACTCCGGATCTGAACCATTTGATTTCTGACGTTGTGGACACTGAATGTCAATTTTTGGTAGTTCTGGTAACCGCATCTCAAAACTATCTTGTCTTTTAATGGTTGGTTCCTTATCAGCGACATCCAAAGACGAGCCATTTTCTCCCATTTTCTCTGGAGCAGGGCTATGATCATTGGGTGATTCTTCACTGTTAAAGTACATTTCCTGGGGGCGGAAAACATTGTGACCTCTCTGAAGCGATGGAGACTTGGCCATTTTGGGTGATGATGGTTCTTGGAAGCCACGACCAGCTGAAGAATCCCTCTCAGGCTGGAACCCAGCAGAATCGTTGTAGTTCCTAACTGGCATCctgtaaaaagataaaaatttcAAAGTCAACTTTTACATGGTTCATTACAAATTAATAGCAGTCggataaaatatattcaacCATGACGTTAAGTACACAAAAGACTTGTCAAGTTGTTAGATACACATGTTTGGCTGGAGAATCATACCGTCTGGGTAGCTTTGTCGCTTCTTCACATTTCAGAAGCTCAGCATACAAATTACCAAGGTTGATTAATTCATCATGTGTACCCATTTCGAGTAGCTGACCCTCTTCCATTACAGCAATATAGTCAGCATTTCTTATCAGACTTAACCGTCGAGCTATTATTATGGTTGACCGTCCCAACATTAGAAGATCAAGAGCTTCTTGGACAACTCTTTCAGCTTCAAAGTCTAGTCCTCCAGTGACCTCATCAAGTAGCAGTATTTTTGGATCTAAGAGTACAGCTCTAGCAATCGAAAGTTTTATTTTCTGCTCCTCCGTCAGCGTTAAACCAACCTTCCCAACCTAGAGACAAAGAAGTCATTTCCaacttttaaattgaaaaaagaatCAACAAAATTGCAATACTTAATTATAAACTTTACACTGAATGGTTACCTGAGTTTCATATCCTTTTTCAAGTGAGCTAATAAATGTGTGCGCACGAGCTTTTTTAGCTGCCTCCTCTATCTGATCCGGAGTAGCATCCCGGCCATATGCAATATTCTCTCTTATGCTCAAGCTAAGCAAAGCAGGCTCCTGCGTCACCAGGCCTATTTGGCTTCTCAGCCACTCTAACTtcagatttttaatattttcccCATCAAGTAGAACCTCTCCTGTATAAAATAAAACCACAGATCTATTCAGCTTATAATAGTCTCCGCCTCAGGTGAGTATTCAAGGAGGactagaataaaaatattgatacaCATTTATATCACATCATAATACCTAGTGTAGGATCATAAAACCGTTCCATTAGAGGAATAATGCTGCTTTTTCCAGAACCATTTCTACCAACAAGTGCGACAGCTTTCTTAGCAGGCACGGTGAGGTAAAATCCACTCAATACTGGAATTTCAGGTCGTGACAAATAGCTGAAATACACGTTCCGAAACTCAATATTTCCTTCAACGCCAGACAAAACAGTACCCTCTTGGTTAGTCCCAGATGATGAACGACTTATCATCTCAAAAAGCCTGTATGCTGCAATCCTTCCTTGATCAAATGAATAAAAGTTTGTAGCAGCTTGATTTAAACCCCTGCAACCGCACAATATGAATATAATTAGCAAATCAATGTGTACACAGAAAATGGAGAAGAAAGATACAAGCAGTAAAAGTGGAATCTGAAGCTTACAGCCCGCTTAAAATAACAGCAAAGAGGGCTGTAATAATTTCTCCACCAGTCGCCCTTCCATGAATAACAAAGAACCGACCAATCCAAAGTTGGAGAGCACATGAACATATAGCAAGCCCATAAGTAAATCCAAGTCCAAGTCCTTGCACAAGACTTATCAAAATACCATATCTCAGAGTTGCTTGGAGAGAAGTTGCATAAGAGTATTTTGCAAGAGTTTCATTTGTAAAGGCATACAACGTCCTAATGTACGAGACCGcctgcatatatataaaaatcctTTTAAGCGTTAGAAAATTGATACATTTCAGAAGAACATGTACACATCAGAACTAGCGAGCATGTAACTGGTATGCATCGCAACATAACAAAGTTATAGATCCTAAGATCTAAGTTGATGCAATTTATTAAGTTGTGAATGCTAAAATGATATACACGCATCCTAACATAACAAAACGAAGCCACGACTGGGGTAATATGTTCGGATGATTCTCCAGATAGCAAGACAGCCGCATTTAACCAAGACAAGTAaccaaaaaaatccaaacctATCATATAAAGGTAAACACTACTATCTCCAAAATGTTCCCCAAAGTTCATCAATTATAGTACCTGTTCAGCAATGCTGGCGGCTTCAGCATAAGCATCTTGAATATTCTCAG is a genomic window containing:
- the LOC108811881 gene encoding ABC transporter B family member 6 is translated as MMVSRGLFGWSPPHIQPLTPVSEVSEPPESPSPYLDPGAENNGGGAGMATQAEEDEEMEEQEEMEPPPAAVPFSQLFACADRFDWVLMVLGSVAAAAHGTALIVYLHYFAKIVQVLAYTAESGHRLPDDQFNRLVELSLTIVYIAGGVFVSGWIEVSCWILTGERQTAVIRSKYVQVLLNQDMSFFDTYGNNGDIVSQVLSDVLLIQSALSEKVGNYIHNMATFISGLVIGFVNCWEIALITLATGPFIVAAGGISNIFLHRLAENIQDAYAEAASIAEQAVSYIRTLYAFTNETLAKYSYATSLQATLRYGILISLVQGLGLGFTYGLAICSCALQLWIGRFFVIHGRATGGEIITALFAVILSGLGLNQAATNFYSFDQGRIAAYRLFEMISRSSSGTNQEGTVLSGVEGNIEFRNVYFSYLSRPEIPVLSGFYLTVPAKKAVALVGRNGSGKSSIIPLMERFYDPTLGEVLLDGENIKNLKLEWLRSQIGLVTQEPALLSLSIRENIAYGRDATPDQIEEAAKKARAHTFISSLEKGYETQVGKVGLTLTEEQKIKLSIARAVLLDPKILLLDEVTGGLDFEAERVVQEALDLLMLGRSTIIIARRLSLIRNADYIAVMEEGQLLEMGTHDELINLGNLYAELLKCEEATKLPRRMPVRNYNDSAGFQPERDSSAGRGFQEPSSPKMAKSPSLQRGHNVFRPQEMYFNSEESPNDHSPAPEKMGENGSSLDVADKEPTIKRQDSFEMRLPELPKIDIQCPQRQKSNGSDPESPISPLLISDPQNERSHSQTFSRPHGHSDDTSANVMVAKDSQQKESPSVWKLAQLSFPEWLYAVLGSIGAAIFGSFNPLLAYVIALVVTAYYTSKGSHLREEVDKWCLIIAGMGVVTVAANFLQHFYFGIMGEKMTERVRRMMFSAMLRNEVGWFDEEENSPDTLSMRLANDATFVRAAFSNRLSILIQDSFAVIVAILIGLLLGWRLALVALATLPVLTLSAIAQKLWLAGFSKGIQEMHRKASLVLEDAVRNIYTVVAFCAGNKVMELYRLQLQRILKQSFLHGMAIGFAFGFSQFLLFACNALLLWYTAFSVHRGYMKLSTALTEYMVFSFATFALVEPFGLAPYILKRRKSLASVFEIIDRVPTIEPDDTSALSPPNVYGSIELKHIDFCYPTRPEVLVLSNFSLKVNGGQTVAVVGVSGSGKSTIISLIERYYDPVAGQVFLDGRDLKSYNLRWLRSHMGLIQQEPIIFSTTIRENIIYARHNASEAEMKEAARIANAHHFISSLPHGYDTHIGMRGVELTQGQKQRIAIARVVLKNAPILLIDEASSSIESESSRVVQEALDTLIMGNKTTILIAHRAAMMRHVDNIVVLNGGKIVEEGTHDALAGKNGLYVRLMQPHFGKGLRQHRLI
- the LOC108806370 gene encoding metal tolerance protein 11 produces the protein MVRPDGDEEGILLLEFHGNGDRSWQLNFDDFQVSPEHKEKKSPSKLHNCLGCLGPEDNVADYYQQQVEMLEGFTEMDELAERGFVPGMSKEEQDNLAKSETLAIRISNIANMLLFAAKVYASVTSGSLAIVASTLDSLLDLLSGFILWFTAFSMQTPNPYQYPIGKKRMQPLGILVFASVMATLGLQIILESLRTMLSSQKEFSLTREQESWVVGIMLSVTLVKLLLVLYCRSFSNEIVKAYAQDHFFDVITNIIGLIAVILANYIDNWMDPVGAIILALYTIRTWSMTVLENVNSLVGKTATPEYLQKLTYLCWNHHREIRHIDTVRAYTFGSHYFVEVDIVLRADMPLQVAHDIGESLQEKLELMQEIERAFVHLDYEYTHKPEHARSHC
- the LOC108811892 gene encoding photosynthetic NDH subunit of lumenal location 1, chloroplastic, with translation MAVSSLSIRFCVSPTISHKTDILCPNPSLRACCSLSSGSSLDSSENRNGSNWKRRQALVGVGTLLATSVPATLLLAEEVPKSYSAFVDREDGYSYYYPSDWREFDFRAHDSAFKDRYLQLQNVRVRFIPTEKTDIREVGPMDEVVYDLVKHKFAAPNQVATIYDMKERVEDGRSYYTFEYGLRTPIYATTSFATVAVGNNRYYTLIVGANERRWRKVKKQLQVVADSLKILQI
- the LOC108811893 gene encoding 60S ribosomal protein L23a-1 — translated: MSPAKVDTTKKADPKAKALKAAKAVKSGQAFKKKDKKIRTKVTFHRPKTLTKARDPKYPRISATPRNKLDHYGILKYPLTTESAMKKIEDNNTLVFIVDIRADKKKIKDAVKKMYDIQTKKVNTLIRPDGTKKAYVRLTPDYDALDVANKIGII